Proteins from one Amycolatopsis endophytica genomic window:
- a CDS encoding serine hydrolase domain-containing protein produces MANLDEIGGWLDDEFPRLVERYDVPGAAIAVSVAGEVADAAAGVLSRATGVEATTDSVFQIGSITKVWTTTLAMQLADEGALDPDAPVRRYLPDFRVARDSEAITVRQLMCHTAGFEGDLFTDTGRGDDCVEKYVPTLAGTAQLFPPGEMFSYNNAGFVVLGRIVEVLRDKPFDRCLHDHLATPLGLTHFATCADEAILHRAAVGHLPEGRPAPVWGLARSNGPAGSQLAMRPRDLLAFANLHQSGGTAPDGTALLSAASVKAMRERQVGLPPLGLMGTHWGLGWELYDWPDGTVIGHDGGTIGQAAFLRIVPDRDVAIALLTNGGDPIGLHTEVYGHLLRELAGIELPPLPVPPAAPEPFDAARYLGTYSSEVADLTVTQDDDGRVWLDQRPKGVLADLSSAERGELVRLDDDVLIPLTPAHGVHLPHVFLGDDGDGRARFLHTGRATRRSR; encoded by the coding sequence ATGGCGAACCTGGACGAGATCGGCGGCTGGCTCGACGACGAGTTCCCCCGTCTGGTCGAACGGTACGACGTGCCCGGCGCGGCGATCGCGGTCTCCGTCGCGGGCGAGGTGGCCGACGCGGCCGCCGGGGTGCTCAGCAGGGCGACCGGCGTCGAGGCCACGACGGATTCGGTGTTCCAGATCGGGTCCATCACCAAGGTCTGGACCACGACGCTCGCGATGCAGCTCGCCGACGAAGGGGCGCTCGACCCCGACGCGCCGGTGCGGCGGTATCTGCCGGACTTCCGGGTGGCGCGCGACTCCGAAGCGATCACGGTACGTCAGCTGATGTGCCACACCGCGGGCTTCGAGGGCGACCTGTTCACCGACACCGGCCGCGGTGACGACTGCGTCGAGAAGTACGTGCCGACGCTGGCCGGCACCGCCCAGCTGTTCCCGCCCGGTGAGATGTTCTCCTACAACAACGCGGGCTTCGTCGTGCTCGGCCGGATCGTCGAGGTGCTGCGGGACAAGCCCTTCGACCGCTGCCTGCACGACCACCTGGCCACGCCGCTCGGCCTGACGCACTTCGCCACGTGCGCGGACGAGGCGATCCTGCACCGCGCCGCGGTCGGGCACCTGCCGGAGGGGCGGCCCGCGCCGGTGTGGGGCCTGGCCAGGTCGAACGGGCCAGCCGGTTCGCAGCTGGCGATGCGCCCGCGGGACCTGCTGGCCTTCGCGAACCTGCACCAGAGCGGCGGGACGGCCCCGGACGGCACGGCGCTGCTCAGCGCCGCGAGCGTGAAGGCCATGCGGGAACGGCAGGTCGGCCTGCCGCCACTCGGGTTGATGGGCACCCACTGGGGACTGGGCTGGGAGCTCTACGACTGGCCGGACGGCACGGTCATCGGCCACGACGGCGGGACCATCGGGCAGGCCGCGTTCCTGCGGATCGTGCCGGACCGGGACGTCGCGATCGCGCTGCTCACCAACGGTGGTGACCCGATCGGCCTGCACACCGAGGTCTACGGGCATCTGCTGCGGGAACTCGCCGGGATCGAGCTGCCCCCGCTGCCGGTGCCACCCGCCGCCCCGGAGCCCTTCGACGCCGCGCGTTACCTCGGTACCTACTCCAGCGAAGTCGCCGATCTGACCGTGACGCAGGACGACGACGGCCGGGTCTGGCTGGACCAGCGGCCCAAGGGCGTGCTCGCCGACCTGAGCTCCGCCGAGCGCGGCGAGCTGGTCCGGCTCGACGACGACGTGCTCATCCCGCTCACCCCGGCCCACGGAGTCCACCTGCCGCACGTGTTCCTCGGCGACGACGGCGACGGTCGCGCCAGGTTCCTTCACACCGGGCGCGCCACTCGCCGCTCCCGCTAG
- a CDS encoding IclR family transcriptional regulator — protein sequence MPGENHDGTRETVTAVLRACQLLGQFSPERPVITLAELTAASGLNKPTVHRLMTSLVEAGWVHRDSGGAYRIQLPLFTIGAAALAEFDLRGAARPALEALAHRFGDTAFLMVPSEAGAVCIDRVEGGKPLVLAAIGIGSVLPYHAAAAPVVMAAFDADLRERVLAGPLPAFTAGTHVDPAEFAAHLDRVRADGVSFSHDDYLNGVSAVAAPVLGAGGTLVATLSLGGRSEDFRDGEGEARAAAVRESAAALTRSVVAARI from the coding sequence GTGCCTGGAGAAAACCACGACGGGACCCGGGAGACCGTCACCGCGGTGCTGCGTGCCTGCCAGCTGCTCGGCCAGTTCAGCCCGGAACGCCCGGTGATCACGCTGGCCGAGCTGACGGCCGCGAGCGGTCTCAACAAACCCACGGTCCACCGGCTGATGACCTCGCTGGTGGAGGCGGGCTGGGTGCACCGCGATTCCGGTGGGGCGTACCGGATCCAGCTGCCGTTGTTCACCATCGGCGCGGCCGCGCTCGCCGAGTTCGATCTGCGCGGCGCGGCCCGTCCGGCACTGGAGGCGCTCGCGCACCGCTTCGGCGACACGGCGTTCCTGATGGTGCCCTCCGAGGCCGGGGCGGTGTGCATCGACCGCGTCGAGGGCGGCAAACCGCTCGTGCTGGCCGCGATCGGGATCGGTTCGGTGCTGCCCTACCACGCGGCGGCCGCGCCGGTCGTGATGGCGGCGTTCGACGCGGACCTGCGCGAACGGGTGCTGGCTGGGCCGCTGCCCGCCTTCACCGCGGGCACGCACGTCGATCCGGCCGAGTTCGCCGCCCACCTGGACCGCGTCCGCGCCGACGGGGTGTCGTTCAGTCACGACGATTATCTGAACGGTGTCTCCGCCGTGGCCGCCCCGGTGCTGGGCGCGGGCGGAACCTTGGTGGCGACGCTGTCGCTGGGTGGCCGGAGCGAGGACTTCCGCGACGGTGAAGGAGAGGCGCGGGCAGCCGCTGTGCGCGAATCGGCGGCCGCCCTGACGCGATCCGTTGTGGCGGCGCGCATCTGA
- a CDS encoding 3-isopropylmalate dehydratase produces the protein MSAARDYPPPPDVIRGRVAWVFGDDFDIDLVIGVENIKSYDAEFLRGKVMRAYDPGFADRVRPGDVIVGGRNFGYGHPHYPPMVALRDLGIAAVLAESFSPGFWRGETYNGVPLIAVPGISAEVTTGDGVSLDWRKAAVTLDDGRILRGTPPSDRVVRVIEAGGSLKLLLAEHAR, from the coding sequence GTGAGCGCCGCCCGTGACTACCCGCCCCCGCCGGACGTCATCCGCGGCCGCGTCGCCTGGGTGTTCGGCGACGACTTCGACATCGACCTGGTGATCGGGGTCGAGAACATCAAGTCCTACGACGCGGAGTTCCTGCGCGGCAAGGTGATGCGGGCCTACGATCCGGGTTTCGCCGACCGTGTGCGCCCGGGTGACGTGATCGTCGGTGGCCGCAACTTCGGCTACGGCCACCCGCACTACCCGCCGATGGTGGCGCTGCGCGACCTCGGCATCGCCGCCGTGCTCGCCGAATCGTTCTCCCCCGGGTTCTGGCGCGGCGAAACCTACAACGGCGTCCCGCTGATCGCCGTGCCCGGCATCAGTGCGGAGGTCACGACCGGCGACGGCGTGTCCCTGGACTGGCGCAAGGCCGCCGTGACCCTCGACGACGGCCGGATCCTGCGCGGCACCCCGCCCAGCGACCGGGTCGTGCGGGTGATCGAGGCGGGCGGCTCGCTGAAGCTGCTGCTGGCCGAACACGCCCGCTGA
- a CDS encoding 3-isopropylmalate dehydratase large subunit has translation MGSTIAEKILARAAGKDRVHAGDSLPVRPDYMIAYDFPGYTDVMFRQMHDDFGIRSLAEPERYVVFIDHMLTRGNAKEQEVHQVTRDWCEFYGIELHEARGIGHQVMAELGYALPGNFLIHFDGHVSGAGAFGALGWGVRRDLLEAWVSGQIFLDVPATTRFELTGEFAPGVDSRDLVHQIIADHGADGCAHQVMEYAGPGARAMPIDRRQGLCGMAMFTGAVSAVFEPDETALAYARNVARTDFTPQLPDADAEYAAVHTYDLATLRPRVVLPGSARSANTRDAAELAGTPVTKAFIGSCASGRIEDIRAAALVLDGRSVAPGVELNVVPTSEAVHRQAEDEGLLDVLRTAGANIARSSCDFCFGYQKPLQAGENCISTGVLNISGRMGSTESNIYLGSAFTVAASAVAGTISSAGEVGRS, from the coding sequence GTGGGCAGCACGATCGCCGAGAAGATCCTGGCGCGCGCGGCGGGCAAGGACCGCGTGCACGCCGGGGACAGCCTGCCGGTGCGGCCGGACTACATGATCGCCTACGACTTCCCCGGCTACACCGACGTCATGTTCCGCCAGATGCACGACGACTTCGGCATCCGCTCGCTCGCCGAGCCGGAGCGCTACGTCGTGTTCATCGACCACATGCTCACCCGCGGCAACGCCAAGGAGCAGGAGGTCCACCAGGTCACCCGCGACTGGTGCGAGTTCTACGGCATCGAACTGCACGAGGCACGCGGGATCGGGCACCAGGTGATGGCCGAGCTCGGCTACGCGCTGCCCGGCAACTTCCTGATCCACTTCGACGGCCACGTCTCCGGGGCGGGCGCGTTCGGCGCGCTCGGCTGGGGTGTGCGGCGGGACCTGCTGGAGGCGTGGGTCTCCGGGCAGATCTTCCTCGACGTCCCCGCCACCACCCGGTTCGAGCTGACCGGCGAGTTCGCGCCGGGTGTCGACAGCCGCGACCTGGTGCACCAGATCATCGCCGATCACGGCGCGGACGGCTGCGCCCACCAGGTCATGGAGTACGCGGGGCCGGGCGCGCGGGCGATGCCGATCGACCGCAGGCAGGGCCTGTGCGGCATGGCGATGTTCACCGGCGCGGTGTCGGCGGTGTTCGAACCGGACGAGACCGCACTCGCCTACGCGCGGAACGTGGCCCGGACGGACTTCACGCCGCAGCTGCCCGACGCGGACGCGGAGTACGCCGCCGTGCACACCTACGACCTGGCCACGCTGCGCCCGCGCGTCGTGCTGCCGGGCTCGGCCCGCTCGGCCAACACCCGCGACGCCGCCGAACTGGCGGGAACGCCGGTGACCAAGGCGTTCATCGGTTCCTGTGCCAGCGGCCGGATCGAGGACATCCGCGCCGCCGCGCTGGTGCTCGATGGCCGGTCGGTGGCACCAGGGGTCGAGCTGAACGTGGTGCCGACCTCGGAGGCCGTGCACCGGCAGGCCGAGGACGAGGGACTGCTCGACGTGCTGCGCACGGCGGGCGCGAACATCGCCCGCTCCAGCTGCGACTTCTGCTTCGGCTACCAGAAACCGTTGCAGGCGGGTGAAAACTGCATCTCCACGGGCGTGCTCAACATCTCCGGCCGGATGGGGAGCACCGAATCCAACATCTACCTGGGGTCGGCCTTCACGGTCGCCGCGAGCGCCGTGGCAGGCACGATCAGCTCGGCCGGGGAGGTGGGCCGCTCGTGA
- a CDS encoding ABC transporter permease has product MSTAVGGRVAALDNAWLRFAVRRCGRLLVAVWVLLTAAFGMIHLIPGDPVRAALGPSAPAELVAARRAALGLDDPLWQQYLHYLGDLFTGKLGTSLGSGLPVAQVIGDRLPATLEIAGYAFLFAVVVAVPLGTGMAVLTRGGRRRRGELAFTSTTAVLAAIPEFLVAVGLVFVFGVTLGWLPVAGRSGPESYVLPVLALAAGPAAILARITRVEMLAVLRADYIRTARAKRLPASWVYLRHALPNALTAALTLGGLLLSAMVAGTVLVENVFAWPGLGSTIVQSILTKDYPLVQGIVLVYGLGVLLVNLLVDVALALLDPRSTIREG; this is encoded by the coding sequence GTGAGCACCGCCGTCGGCGGCCGCGTGGCCGCACTGGACAACGCCTGGCTCCGCTTCGCCGTGCGGCGCTGCGGCCGGCTGCTGGTGGCGGTCTGGGTCCTGCTCACCGCCGCGTTCGGCATGATCCACCTGATCCCCGGCGATCCGGTGCGGGCCGCGCTCGGCCCGTCCGCCCCGGCCGAACTCGTCGCGGCCCGCCGCGCGGCACTCGGGCTCGACGACCCGCTGTGGCAGCAGTACCTGCACTACCTCGGCGACCTGTTCACCGGCAAACTCGGCACCTCGCTGGGGTCGGGACTGCCGGTGGCGCAGGTGATCGGGGACCGGCTGCCCGCGACGCTGGAGATCGCGGGCTACGCGTTCCTCTTCGCGGTCGTGGTCGCGGTCCCGCTCGGCACGGGCATGGCGGTGCTGACCCGTGGCGGGCGGCGCCGCCGCGGCGAACTCGCCTTCACCTCCACGACGGCCGTACTGGCCGCGATCCCGGAGTTCCTCGTCGCGGTGGGACTGGTGTTCGTGTTCGGGGTGACCCTGGGGTGGCTGCCGGTGGCGGGCCGCTCCGGGCCGGAGTCCTACGTGCTGCCGGTGCTGGCGCTGGCGGCGGGCCCGGCCGCGATCCTGGCCCGCATCACGCGGGTGGAGATGCTCGCGGTGCTGCGCGCCGACTACATCCGCACCGCACGGGCCAAACGCCTGCCCGCGAGCTGGGTGTACCTGCGGCACGCGCTGCCCAACGCGCTGACGGCGGCACTGACGCTGGGCGGGCTGCTGCTCAGCGCGATGGTCGCGGGCACGGTGCTGGTGGAGAACGTGTTCGCCTGGCCGGGACTGGGCAGCACCATCGTGCAATCCATCCTCACCAAGGACTACCCGCTGGTGCAGGGCATCGTGCTCGTCTACGGCCTCGGTGTGCTGCTGGTGAACCTCCTCGTCGACGTCGCACTCGCGCTGCTCGACCCCCGCTCGACGATCCGGGAGGGCTGA
- a CDS encoding MFS transporter, producing the protein MSETTTPRGVSAAPPTSTGPSARRAAIAGGVGTLIEYYDFSVYAFLAVTLGPLFFPSDQPAVSVLLTLAVFGSAYVMRPLGGWFFGRLGDRRGRRHALVVTVVTMGLFSGLLGILPSYASAGVIAPVLLVLIRLAQGFSAGGEIGGAATYVAESAPPGKRGLFGSLTPVGSTLGFSVAAAVVGLMTAVTSAEQMSAWGWRVPFLISLPLAAICLWVRVRLEDTAEFEAMADKREVVRSPLLAVVKEKPLAVLRVVGIAIAMNGTGYIGLTYFSTYLIQTQGFGKQPVYWASAIGIALACATYPLAGMLTDRFGRRPVLITAYVAYLVVAWPAFALLGATSSIVVVTLIYVVYMALNGLAQVPAFPQFTELFPRRIRYTGVALGFNVGTIIAGGSAPYVAAQLVESTGDPMSPAYWLLGVAVIGLITVLSLRETGHDRLPV; encoded by the coding sequence ATGTCCGAAACCACCACACCTCGGGGCGTTTCCGCCGCGCCACCCACCTCGACCGGCCCCTCCGCCCGCCGCGCGGCGATCGCAGGCGGCGTCGGCACGCTGATCGAGTACTACGACTTCAGCGTGTACGCCTTCCTCGCGGTCACGCTCGGTCCATTGTTCTTCCCCAGCGACCAGCCCGCCGTCTCCGTTCTGCTGACGCTGGCCGTCTTCGGCTCCGCTTACGTGATGCGCCCGCTGGGCGGCTGGTTCTTCGGCAGGCTCGGCGACCGCCGCGGGCGGCGGCACGCGCTCGTCGTCACCGTCGTCACGATGGGCCTGTTCTCGGGGCTGCTCGGGATCCTGCCGTCCTACGCCTCGGCCGGGGTGATCGCGCCCGTCCTGCTCGTGCTCATCCGGCTCGCGCAGGGCTTCTCGGCGGGCGGGGAGATCGGCGGCGCCGCCACCTACGTCGCCGAATCCGCGCCACCGGGCAAACGCGGTCTGTTCGGCTCGCTCACCCCGGTCGGTTCGACGCTCGGGTTCTCGGTCGCGGCCGCGGTGGTCGGGCTGATGACCGCGGTGACCTCGGCCGAGCAGATGTCCGCGTGGGGCTGGCGGGTGCCGTTCCTGATCTCGCTGCCGCTGGCCGCGATCTGCCTGTGGGTCCGGGTGCGGCTGGAGGACACCGCGGAGTTCGAAGCCATGGCGGACAAGCGGGAAGTGGTGCGCAGCCCGCTGCTCGCGGTCGTGAAGGAGAAGCCGCTGGCGGTGCTGCGCGTGGTCGGCATCGCGATCGCCATGAACGGCACCGGCTACATCGGGCTCACCTACTTCTCCACCTACCTGATCCAGACGCAGGGGTTCGGCAAGCAGCCGGTGTACTGGGCCTCGGCGATCGGGATCGCGCTGGCCTGCGCCACCTACCCGCTCGCCGGGATGCTGACCGACCGGTTCGGGCGCCGCCCGGTGCTCATCACCGCCTACGTCGCCTACCTGGTCGTGGCGTGGCCCGCGTTCGCCCTGCTCGGCGCCACGTCGAGCATCGTCGTGGTCACGCTGATCTACGTGGTCTACATGGCACTCAACGGCCTGGCCCAGGTGCCCGCGTTCCCGCAGTTCACCGAACTGTTCCCGCGCCGGATCCGCTACACCGGCGTCGCGCTCGGGTTCAACGTCGGCACGATCATCGCCGGTGGCAGCGCCCCCTACGTCGCCGCGCAGCTGGTGGAAAGCACCGGCGACCCGATGTCGCCCGCGTACTGGTTGCTCGGCGTGGCGGTGATCGGCCTGATCACCGTGCTGTCGCTGCGCGAAACCGGCCACGATCGGTTGCCCGTCTGA
- a CDS encoding isocitrate lyase/PEP mutase family protein: MDLREMISDRLVYAPGVWDGLTARLAEQAGFPALCASGFAISAALGYPDAELYTMSENLQAVRTIREASALPVIADIDTGYGNAVNAARTARRFADAGVAAVFLEDQRSPKRCPLIPGAEVELTTLAEAEGKVRAVKDAAGDMLVIARTDAKGDEALRRAESYVAAGADLIMPVTKTFSSVGEWARCHEVTGVPLMATLTASAWTEREFTPEVMEQIGVRIALLPTQVLMAVTGAAQRALRRLASGEPPAVVSEDGLAHHDFVALIGMDEIERQQHKYLPAEV, from the coding sequence GTGGATCTGCGCGAGATGATCTCCGACCGGCTGGTCTACGCCCCGGGCGTCTGGGACGGGCTGACCGCCCGCCTGGCCGAACAGGCCGGGTTCCCGGCACTGTGCGCGTCGGGCTTCGCGATCTCCGCCGCACTCGGCTACCCCGACGCGGAGCTGTACACGATGTCGGAGAACCTGCAGGCCGTCCGCACGATCCGGGAAGCCAGCGCGCTGCCCGTGATCGCCGACATCGACACCGGCTACGGCAACGCCGTCAACGCCGCCCGCACCGCCCGCCGCTTCGCCGACGCCGGGGTCGCCGCGGTGTTCCTGGAGGACCAGCGCTCGCCCAAGCGCTGCCCGCTCATCCCCGGCGCCGAGGTCGAGCTCACCACCCTCGCCGAGGCCGAGGGCAAGGTGCGCGCGGTCAAGGACGCGGCGGGCGACATGCTCGTCATCGCCCGCACCGACGCGAAGGGCGACGAGGCACTGCGCCGCGCCGAGTCCTACGTCGCCGCCGGTGCCGACCTGATCATGCCGGTCACCAAGACCTTCAGCAGTGTCGGGGAATGGGCGCGCTGCCACGAGGTCACCGGCGTCCCGCTGATGGCCACGCTCACCGCGTCCGCCTGGACCGAACGCGAGTTCACGCCCGAGGTGATGGAGCAGATCGGCGTGCGGATCGCGCTGCTGCCGACCCAGGTGCTGATGGCCGTCACCGGCGCGGCCCAGCGAGCCCTGCGGCGCCTCGCGTCCGGCGAACCACCCGCCGTCGTCAGCGAGGACGGCCTGGCGCACCACGACTTCGTCGCCCTCATCGGGATGGACGAGATCGAGCGCCAGCAGCACAAGTACCTGCCGGCGGAGGTCTGA
- a CDS encoding ABC transporter substrate-binding protein: protein MKTALTTAAAAVLAMALAACGGGTGATTVDGGTFTLVSAGDPGNLDPHFTSLSVTIQADRFLYDTLVNVDSGGALTAGLAEKWEGDTTTAKYTLRKGVTCSDGTPLTASQVADNINFVSDPANAAASLGLYVMPGAKATADDAAGTVTVTSATPDSFLVRNIGGLFIVCGRGMADRSILRQGADGTGMFTLTEAVAGDHYTLTRRKDYAWGPGDWKTDTRGLPDTVVIRVVGNELTASNLLVSKEVNAAAVVGPDQQRLKGMGLTQHDTESPLGELWFNQRPAVPGADVAVRRALTQALDLGQLGQVLTSGTGKPANGLLAPGLGPCGADTIAGLLPASDADAAKSGLDAAGWVAGADGVRTKGGKRLALTFYYPSTLGSTMQAAAELVQQRWSAVGAEVALKGMTDTESTQVLMEGNWDAALVPLGVFLPSQLVPFFSGSANNFAAVDNPAYEAAVQQATTIAGADGCGKWAEAEQALVRELNVVPFVNAVRPTFVQGATLETSQGSIDPASIRMLG from the coding sequence ATGAAGACCGCTCTGACGACGGCCGCCGCGGCGGTGCTGGCGATGGCTCTGGCCGCGTGCGGCGGGGGCACGGGCGCGACCACTGTGGACGGTGGCACGTTCACGCTGGTCTCGGCCGGTGACCCGGGCAACCTCGACCCGCACTTCACCTCGCTCTCGGTCACCATCCAGGCCGACCGGTTCCTCTACGACACACTGGTGAACGTCGACTCCGGTGGCGCGCTGACCGCCGGGCTCGCGGAGAAGTGGGAGGGCGACACCACCACCGCGAAGTACACCTTGCGCAAGGGTGTCACGTGCTCGGACGGCACCCCGCTGACCGCGTCCCAGGTCGCCGACAACATCAACTTCGTGAGCGACCCGGCGAACGCCGCGGCTTCGCTGGGGCTCTACGTCATGCCCGGCGCGAAGGCGACCGCGGACGACGCGGCCGGCACGGTCACCGTCACCAGCGCCACCCCGGACTCGTTCCTCGTCCGCAACATCGGCGGCCTGTTCATCGTGTGCGGCAGAGGGATGGCCGACCGCTCGATCCTCAGGCAGGGCGCCGACGGGACCGGCATGTTCACCCTCACCGAGGCGGTCGCGGGCGACCACTACACGCTCACCCGGCGCAAGGACTACGCGTGGGGTCCCGGCGACTGGAAGACCGACACCAGGGGGCTGCCCGACACCGTCGTGATCCGGGTCGTCGGCAACGAGCTCACGGCGTCGAACCTGCTGGTGTCCAAGGAGGTCAACGCGGCCGCCGTGGTGGGGCCCGACCAGCAGCGCCTCAAGGGCATGGGACTGACCCAGCACGACACCGAGTCGCCACTGGGCGAGCTGTGGTTCAACCAGCGTCCCGCCGTGCCGGGCGCGGACGTCGCGGTGCGGCGCGCGCTGACCCAGGCGCTCGACCTCGGCCAGCTCGGCCAGGTGCTGACCAGCGGGACGGGCAAACCGGCGAACGGGCTGCTGGCACCGGGCCTCGGCCCGTGCGGCGCCGACACGATCGCCGGGCTGCTGCCCGCGTCCGATGCGGACGCCGCGAAGTCCGGATTGGACGCGGCGGGCTGGGTGGCCGGTGCGGACGGCGTGCGCACCAAGGGTGGCAAGCGGCTCGCGCTGACCTTCTACTACCCGTCGACACTGGGCTCGACCATGCAGGCCGCCGCGGAGCTGGTGCAGCAGCGCTGGTCCGCGGTCGGCGCCGAGGTCGCCCTCAAGGGCATGACCGACACCGAGAGCACGCAGGTCCTGATGGAGGGCAACTGGGACGCGGCACTGGTGCCGTTGGGGGTGTTCCTGCCCTCGCAGCTCGTGCCGTTCTTCTCCGGCAGCGCCAACAACTTCGCCGCTGTCGACAACCCCGCTTACGAGGCGGCGGTCCAGCAGGCCACGACGATCGCGGGTGCCGACGGATGCGGCAAGTGGGCCGAGGCCGAGCAGGCGCTCGTGCGGGAGCTGAACGTGGTGCCGTTCGTCAACGCGGTGCGGCCGACGTTCGTGCAGGGCGCCACGCTCGAAACCAGCCAGGGCAGCATCGACCCGGCCTCGATCCGGATGCTGGGGTGA
- a CDS encoding dipeptide/oligopeptide/nickel ABC transporter permease/ATP-binding protein, with amino-acid sequence MGKWGAALRRPLGASAAVVVVVVLGLAVAAPLLWGDRAAALDTAQILQGPSAAHWMGTDSLGRDVFFRVLVATRLSVELALAATAIGVVAGLLLGTAEVLLGRRAGRFVSAVVDLAVAFPGLLLALFFAVIFGVGARGSVLAIGLAIAPALARLTRTLVARVAALDYVAAARIVGVGRFRLLARHILPNIAEPLIVNATITTGTTLLSFAGLSFLGLGVQSPDYDWGRLLRDGLDVLYLHPAAALAPAVAVVVAGLGFSLFGEAIATAIGQDAPARHTADTPEPPAAGPLAAPENPVLVVEGLRVAFPGVTPVRGVSFAMARGESVGVVGESGSGKSLTALAIAQLIEEPGRVHAKRLEFLGQDLPGADARARRRLLGTSFAMVFQDPMTSFNPVRRVGAQLAEVARHHQGLGRKAAFARAIDRLHAVRLPGAARRARQYPHEFSGGMRQRAMIGMGLMGSPALIVADEPTTALDVTVQSRVLRLLEDVRAAEDVAILLISHDIGVVGRMCDRVLVMYAGRIVEDLPATALDEARHPYTRALLAAVPDMTTDRDQPMAVIPGRPADPADLPPGCAFAPRCPLADERCASEDPPLTGNGHRIACWHPEPVRDGERVRAGEAR; translated from the coding sequence GTGGGCAAATGGGGTGCCGCGCTGCGCCGTCCCCTGGGCGCGAGTGCCGCGGTCGTCGTGGTCGTCGTCCTCGGGCTCGCCGTGGCCGCGCCGCTGCTGTGGGGAGACCGGGCCGCCGCGCTCGACACGGCCCAGATCCTGCAGGGCCCGTCGGCCGCGCACTGGATGGGCACCGACAGCCTGGGCCGGGACGTGTTCTTCCGGGTGCTGGTCGCGACCCGGCTCTCGGTCGAGCTGGCGCTGGCCGCGACCGCGATCGGGGTGGTGGCGGGCCTGCTGCTGGGCACCGCCGAGGTCCTGCTCGGCAGACGCGCCGGACGGTTCGTGTCCGCGGTGGTCGACCTCGCGGTGGCCTTCCCCGGGCTGCTGCTGGCGCTGTTCTTCGCGGTGATCTTCGGCGTCGGCGCGCGGGGCAGCGTGCTCGCGATCGGCCTGGCGATCGCGCCCGCGCTCGCCCGGCTCACCCGGACGCTGGTGGCGCGGGTCGCGGCGCTCGACTACGTCGCCGCCGCGCGGATCGTCGGCGTGGGCCGGTTCCGGCTGCTGGCACGGCACATCCTGCCCAACATCGCCGAACCGCTGATCGTCAACGCGACCATCACGACCGGCACCACCCTGCTGTCCTTCGCCGGGCTGTCGTTCCTGGGCCTTGGCGTGCAGTCCCCGGACTACGACTGGGGCCGCCTGCTCCGCGACGGGCTCGACGTGCTCTACCTGCACCCGGCGGCCGCGCTGGCGCCCGCGGTCGCGGTGGTGGTCGCCGGGCTCGGGTTCAGCCTCTTCGGTGAGGCGATCGCCACCGCGATCGGGCAGGACGCTCCCGCCAGGCACACCGCGGACACCCCGGAACCACCGGCGGCCGGCCCCCTTGCCGCGCCGGAGAACCCGGTTCTGGTGGTCGAGGGCCTGCGGGTCGCCTTTCCCGGCGTGACCCCGGTGCGCGGGGTGAGTTTCGCCATGGCACGCGGGGAGTCCGTCGGGGTGGTGGGGGAGTCGGGGTCGGGCAAGAGCCTCACCGCGCTCGCGATCGCGCAGCTGATCGAGGAACCCGGGCGGGTGCACGCGAAGCGTCTGGAGTTCCTCGGGCAGGACCTGCCCGGGGCGGACGCGCGGGCGCGGCGGCGGTTGCTGGGCACCTCGTTCGCGATGGTCTTCCAGGATCCGATGACCTCGTTCAACCCGGTGCGGCGCGTCGGCGCGCAACTCGCCGAGGTGGCGCGTCACCACCAGGGACTGGGCCGGAAAGCGGCATTCGCGCGGGCGATCGACCGGCTGCACGCGGTACGGCTGCCCGGTGCCGCGCGGCGGGCGCGGCAGTACCCGCACGAGTTCTCCGGCGGGATGCGGCAACGCGCGATGATCGGCATGGGCCTGATGGGCTCGCCCGCGCTGATCGTGGCCGACGAGCCGACGACGGCGCTCGACGTGACCGTGCAGAGCCGGGTGCTGCGGCTGCTGGAGGACGTGCGGGCCGCCGAGGACGTCGCGATCCTGCTGATCAGCCACGACATCGGCGTCGTCGGGCGGATGTGCGACCGGGTGCTGGTGATGTACGCGGGCCGGATCGTGGAGGATCTCCCGGCCACCGCGCTCGACGAGGCCCGCCACCCGTACACCCGCGCCCTGCTCGCGGCCGTGCCGGACATGACGACCGACCGCGACCAGCCGATGGCCGTCATTCCCGGCCGTCCCGCGGATCCGGCTGACCTGCCGCCCGGCTGCGCCTTCGCGCCGCGCTGCCCGCTGGCGGACGAGCGGTGCGCGAGCGAGGACCCGCCGCTGACCGGCAACGGGCACCGGATCGCGTGCTGGCATCCGGAACCGGTGCGCGACGGCGAACGGGTCCGGGCGGGGGAGGCACGATGA